From the genome of Adhaeribacter pallidiroseus:
GATAACCTAAATTTTCCGGTTCGGTCCAAGCGGTGCCCGTTAAGGTAGTTTTAAATATATCGGCACCTCCCATACCCGTATGGCCATTACTCGAAAAATATAACGTGCTGCCGCTCGCGTGTAAAAAAGGGGCGGTTTCCGAACCACTGGTATTTACGGGTTCCCCTAGGTTTTCGGGCACTGACCAAGCACCATCTTCTTGTTGGCGGCTCATCCAAATATCTTCTCTGCCTTTACTGCCCTGGCCGCGGTCCGAGGAAAAATACAAGGTTCGGCCGTCGGCAGATAAACACGGCTGCGAATCCCAGGCCGCCGAGTTCACCTGCCGGCCTAAGTTTACCGGTTTGCTCCAGGTATTGCCGTTGCGGGTGGATATATACAAATCACAATCTCCTAAAGAATTAGGCCGGTTGCACGACGAAAAAACCAAAGTTTTACCATCGCCCGAAATGCTGGCGGTTCCTTCGTTAAATTCTGAATTTATGTTGCTGGCAATAGAAACAGGCTCCGACCAGACATTATTCTGGAATACAGAAACGTATAAATTTTCGTCGGCTTGCGGCGTATCGTTGTTGCGGGCCGTAAAAACCAAATGAGTTTTAGTGGCCGTTAAAGCCGGAAAGTATTGTAATTGAAATTTATTAATCGGCGCTGGCATGCGTACCGGTTTAAAAGCCACCGGATTTTTCTGGGCCAGCACCGCAAAATCAATGTTTTTTAATTGTTGCTGTGCGTATTTAAGCGCTTTCGTATTTTTGGGATTTGATTGAATGAACAATTCGTAGTACTGTTTACCCAAAGCATAATCGCCCCTGTTTAAGGCCATGTCGGCAAAGTTGTAGTATTCGGTAGCTAAACCGGCTTGCACCGGAATCAAAGACAAGCCTTTTTTGTAGGCCTCAAAAGTAGCCGGTAAATTACCCGTCATACGGTATAAACCAGCCGCTTTCAGGTATGCTTCGCCAAAGTTAGGATCTTTCTTTACCGCTTCGTTTAAAGCCGTAAGCGCTTTATCAAAATCACGGGCCATCATGTACTTTTGTGCTTTCGTATATAAATCGGCCGCTTTGCTGGATTTGGTGGAAAGATTACTCTGCTGTGCTTCCGCAGAAAAGGTT
Proteins encoded in this window:
- a CDS encoding OmpA family protein; protein product: MIKRLVFLIASSCLLTFSAEAQQSNLSTKSSKAADLYTKAQKYMMARDFDKALTALNEAVKKDPNFGEAYLKAAGLYRMTGNLPATFEAYKKGLSLIPVQAGLATEYYNFADMALNRGDYALGKQYYELFIQSNPKNTKALKYAQQQLKNIDFAVLAQKNPVAFKPVRMPAPINKFQLQYFPALTATKTHLVFTARNNDTPQADENLYVSVFQNNVWSEPVSIASNINSEFNEGTASISGDGKTLVFSSCNRPNSLGDCDLYISTRNGNTWSKPVNLGRQVNSAAWDSQPCLSADGRTLYFSSDRGQGSKGREDIWMSRQQEDGAWSVPENLGEPVNTSGSETAPFLHASGSTLYFSSNGHTGMGGADIFKTTLTGTAWTEPENLGYPLNTASNEASFFITPDNTKGYYSRLELEQSKKTASLFEFEVPAVWKSKETSTYTQGRVFDAQTKKPLGAYVQLYDLNTDERVQQVISDQEIGTYTVVLNEGKQYGMYVSADKYLLRSISFDYSSKKDFNPLTLDIYLDPVAKGASMVLNNLFFATGKYQLEKKSKTELNKIISFLATNTQVKIEISGHTDDVGNDTANQQLSDKRARSVYDYLLAQGVKKERILSVGYGETKPLQPNTSDENRQLNRRIELRVL